The proteins below come from a single Papaver somniferum cultivar HN1 chromosome 11, ASM357369v1, whole genome shotgun sequence genomic window:
- the LOC113324148 gene encoding wound-induced protein 1-like: MRLLTGVDQNVKFQFVPLSIASLGSTVLVEGCDQNRQIFWVHAWTVSDHGIITQVREYFNTSLTVTRFGNSNQSTPSTSPSSSPSTSRSSSPSSSFHCLPLWQSTLSNSAGKSMPGFVLAI, from the coding sequence ATGCGATTGTTAACTGGTGTTGATCAAAACGTTAAATTCCAATTCGTTCCTCTTTCGATTGCTTCTCTTGGTTCCACAGTCTTAGTTGAAGGTTGTGATCAGAATCGTCAAATCTTCTGGGTTCATGCTTGGACGGTTTCTGATCATGGGATAATTACTCAGGTTAGGGAGTACTTTAATACATCCCTTACCGTAACTCGTTTCGGTAACTCAAATCAATCTACACCGTCcacttcaccatcatcatcaccgTCCACTTCTCGATCATCATCCCCATCATCGTCATTTCACTGTTTGCCTCTTTGGCAGAGTACGCTTTCCAATAGTGCTGGAAAGTCCATGCCTGGTTTCGTTCTGGCCATTTAA
- the LOC113320532 gene encoding uncharacterized protein LOC113320532 isoform X2: MASASNGKGIEEEGEEIELESGSTSKGKSRSPLRIFTSQKRLLAQEKSRKVFPSMGFQKLTSALSGLGSPSTKFQGFAEGRDDISRSVPSSPNQGIQERFTVPFVRKINWHSLKKVFIEWIKDPLNMALFVWIVVVAVSGAILFMVMTGMLNHVITKKYQRDTWFEVNNQILNALFTLMCLYQHPKRMYHLILLLRWTPKDVATLRKAYCKDGARKPHEWGHMMVVVFLLHINCFAQYALCGLNLGYKRAERPPIGVAICISVAIGAPAVAGVYTMLSPLGKEYDDSDTDQEAQIQIVSNTPSPLRANRFAKKYLFASKDDARIIESTPRWSGGLLDLWDDISLAYLSFFCSFCVFGWNMERLGFGNMYVHIATFLLFCLAPFWIFNLAAINIDNETVRGALGVTGIILCIFGLLYGGFWRIQMRKRR; the protein is encoded by the exons ATGGCTTCAGCTAGTAATGGAAAAGGTATAGAGGAAGAGGGAGAGGAAATAGAATTAGAGTCAGGGTCGACCTCTAAAGGCAAGAGTAGAAGTCCTCTTCGCATTTTTACATCTCAAAAAAGGTTGCTGGCTCAGGAAAAAAGTCGTAAAGTATTTCCTAGCATGGGATTTCAGAAACTTACGTCAGCTTTGTCTGGTTTAGGTTCCCCATCAACTAAATTCCAGGGTTTTGCTGAGGGGAGAGATGACATTTCGCGTTCAGTTCCTTCGTCTCCAAACCAAGGTATCCAAGAACGTTTCACAGTCCCATttgttcgaaagataaattggcACTCTCTAAAGAAAGTGTTTATTGAATGGATCAAAGATCCGTTGAACATGGCACTTTTTGTATGGATTGTTGTCGTTGCTGTATCAGGTGCCATCTTGTTCATGGTCATGACAGGTATGTTAAACCATGTCATAACTAAAAAATATCAGAGAGACACATGGTTTGAAGTTAATAACCAAATTCTCAATGCTCTTTTTACCCTTATGTGCTTGTACCAACATCCCAAACGAATGTATCACCTCATACTTTTACTTAGATGGACACCGAAGGATGTCGCTACCCTGAGAAAGGCTTACTGCAAAGATGGAGCTCGTAAGCCTCATGAGTGGGGACACATGATGGTAGTTGTTTTTCTGCTTCACATAAACTGTTTTGCTCAGTATGCATTATGTGGTCTAAACTTAGGTTACAAGAGAGCTGAACGACCACCAATAGGAGTCGCCATCTGCATCTCAGTTGCAATTGGAGCACCTGCAGTTGCTGGTGTGTACACCATGCTTAGTCCTTTAGGAAAGGAGTATGATGACTCTGACACGGATCAGGAGGCTCAGATTCAAATTGTTAGTAATACACCGAGTCCTTTACGGGCGAATAGATTTGCGAAAAAGTATTTATTTGCATCAAAAGATGATGCAAGGATCATTGAAAGCACGCCCAGATGGAGTGGCGGGTTACTTGATTTGTGGGATGATATATCTCTGGCTTATCTCTCATTTTTCTGCAGTTTCTGCGTTTTCGGATGGAACatggaaagacttggatttgggaACATGTATGTTCACATTgctacttttcttcttttctgcctCGCTCCATTTTGGATATTTAACCTTGCTGCGATCAATATTGATAACGAAACTGTTAGAGGTGCATTGGGTGTGACGGGCATCATTCTTTGTATATTTGGTTTGCTCTATGGAGGTTTTTGGAGGATTCAAATGAGAAAAAG GAGGTGA
- the LOC113320532 gene encoding uncharacterized protein LOC113320532 isoform X1 — protein MASASNGKGIEEEGEEIELESGSTSKGKSRSPLRIFTSQKRLLAQEKSRKVFPSMGFQKLTSALSGLGSPSTKFQGFAEGRDDISRSVPSSPNQGIQERFTVPFVRKINWHSLKKVFIEWIKDPLNMALFVWIVVVAVSGAILFMVMTGMLNHVITKKYQRDTWFEVNNQILNALFTLMCLYQHPKRMYHLILLLRWTPKDVATLRKAYCKDGARKPHEWGHMMVVVFLLHINCFAQYALCGLNLGYKRAERPPIGVAICISVAIGAPAVAGVYTMLSPLGKEYDDSDTDQEAQIQIVSNTPSPLRANRFAKKYLFASKDDARIIESTPRWSGGLLDLWDDISLAYLSFFCSFCVFGWNMERLGFGNMYVHIATFLLFCLAPFWIFNLAAINIDNETVRGALGVTGIILCIFGLLYGGFWRIQMRKRYNLPASYFCCGNPEVTDCLQWLCCCSCSLAQEVRTVDFYEIVEDKYYGRSMVENDMPMLSPLRREDGSVQFRSFPSSPLYGIPSTSQNHIPDALSPQNPFMKGYHNPDTSSSVVREESSSEAYNGTTIVAPPVHSSIKREDI, from the coding sequence ATGGCTTCAGCTAGTAATGGAAAAGGTATAGAGGAAGAGGGAGAGGAAATAGAATTAGAGTCAGGGTCGACCTCTAAAGGCAAGAGTAGAAGTCCTCTTCGCATTTTTACATCTCAAAAAAGGTTGCTGGCTCAGGAAAAAAGTCGTAAAGTATTTCCTAGCATGGGATTTCAGAAACTTACGTCAGCTTTGTCTGGTTTAGGTTCCCCATCAACTAAATTCCAGGGTTTTGCTGAGGGGAGAGATGACATTTCGCGTTCAGTTCCTTCGTCTCCAAACCAAGGTATCCAAGAACGTTTCACAGTCCCATttgttcgaaagataaattggcACTCTCTAAAGAAAGTGTTTATTGAATGGATCAAAGATCCGTTGAACATGGCACTTTTTGTATGGATTGTTGTCGTTGCTGTATCAGGTGCCATCTTGTTCATGGTCATGACAGGTATGTTAAACCATGTCATAACTAAAAAATATCAGAGAGACACATGGTTTGAAGTTAATAACCAAATTCTCAATGCTCTTTTTACCCTTATGTGCTTGTACCAACATCCCAAACGAATGTATCACCTCATACTTTTACTTAGATGGACACCGAAGGATGTCGCTACCCTGAGAAAGGCTTACTGCAAAGATGGAGCTCGTAAGCCTCATGAGTGGGGACACATGATGGTAGTTGTTTTTCTGCTTCACATAAACTGTTTTGCTCAGTATGCATTATGTGGTCTAAACTTAGGTTACAAGAGAGCTGAACGACCACCAATAGGAGTCGCCATCTGCATCTCAGTTGCAATTGGAGCACCTGCAGTTGCTGGTGTGTACACCATGCTTAGTCCTTTAGGAAAGGAGTATGATGACTCTGACACGGATCAGGAGGCTCAGATTCAAATTGTTAGTAATACACCGAGTCCTTTACGGGCGAATAGATTTGCGAAAAAGTATTTATTTGCATCAAAAGATGATGCAAGGATCATTGAAAGCACGCCCAGATGGAGTGGCGGGTTACTTGATTTGTGGGATGATATATCTCTGGCTTATCTCTCATTTTTCTGCAGTTTCTGCGTTTTCGGATGGAACatggaaagacttggatttgggaACATGTATGTTCACATTgctacttttcttcttttctgcctCGCTCCATTTTGGATATTTAACCTTGCTGCGATCAATATTGATAACGAAACTGTTAGAGGTGCATTGGGTGTGACGGGCATCATTCTTTGTATATTTGGTTTGCTCTATGGAGGTTTTTGGAGGATTCAAATGAGAAAAAGGTATAACTTGCCAGCTAGTTATTTCTGCTGTGGTAACCCTGAAGTGACTGACTGTTTACAGTGGCTTTGCTGCTGTTCATGTTCTCTTGCTCAGGAGGTGAGAACTGTGGATTTCTATGAAATTGTGGAAGATAAATATTACGGTAGATCAATGGTCGAGAATGATATGCCTATGTTGTCTCCTTTGCGGAGAGAAGATGGATCAGTTCAGTTTAGGTCATTCCCAAGTTCTCCACTCTATGGAATTCCAAGTACTTCTCAGAATCACATACCAGATGCTTTGAGTCCTCAGAATCCATTTATGAAAGGGTACCATAATCCAGATACATCATCTTCTGTAGTGAGGGAAGAGTCCTCTTCTGAAGCATACAATGGTACAACTATTGTAGCACCACCTGTGCACTCGTCGATAAAGAGAGAAGATATCTAA